A stretch of DNA from Bacillota bacterium:
GGTTCATATGTAGACGAACACCGTGTGCGTTTTGACTTTACACATATGGCAGCTATGACCGAGCAAGAGATCAAGAATGTTGAAAACGCCGTGAATGAGTCTATACTTGCCGGACTTGAGGTGGATATCAGTGAAATGCCGATAGACGAGGCTAAAAAACTCGGCGCTATGGCGCTGTTCGGTGAGAAATACGGCAGTGTTGTCCGTGTCGTTAGAATGGGTGATGTATCAACAGAATTCTGTGGCGGCTGCCACGTCAGAAACACCGCTCGAGTCGGGCTTTTCAAGATTTTGAGCGAATCTTCTGTTGCGTCAGGAGTACGTCGTATCGAGGGAACCACAGGTTTTGGAGTTCTCGAGATATTAAAAGAAAAGCAACAGCTGATAGACGAAACCGCATCTGCTCTCAAATCGGGAACAGCGGATATTGCCCATAAAGCGACCACATTGGTTGCTGAAACCAAGGAACTGACAAAAGAGCTTGACAGCATGAAGGCAAAGCTTGCAGCTGGCGAGATGGACGATATCATGAAAAAAGCCGCCAACATCGGAGGAATACTTGTCGCGGCGGCCCGTGTCGATGCTGACGGAGCAGCCCTTCGTACTATGGGCGATGCCGCGAAGGATAAATATCCAGCAAGCGTTGCTGTTTTTGCGGGAGTGAAGGACGGAAAAGGCAGTATCGTCGTATCCTGCGGCAAAGACGCAGTGGCAAAGGGCATAAAGGCCGGAAATCTTGTTAAAGAGCTTGCGGCTTTGACCGGAGGCAGCGGCGGCGGAAGACCGGACAGCGCAATGGGCAGCATCAAAGACGCCGAAAAGCTGACTGACGCGCTAGGGGCGGCGGCTGAGCTTGTAAAATCAATGCTGAAATAAGGAGAGGGACATTATGTCAGACTGCATTTTCTGCAAAATAATCGACGGGTCTATCCCTTCAAACAAGGTTTATGAGGATGATAAGGTCGTTGCGTTCCATGACATCAATCCACTTGCAAAGGTGCATATCCTTGTTGTGCCAAAATGCCATATCGAAAGCGCCGACCATATCGACGCCGGAAATTCCGACTTTGTAAAACACGTCTTCGAGGTTATACCGGGGATTGCTAAAGACGCCGGAGTGACCGATAATTACCAGGTGGTAAACAACTGTGGCGAAAAGGCGGGGCAGACTGTTAAACACTTGCATTTTCACATCCTTTCAAATAAATAAACGGGGGAAAATCTAATGGACTCTTTCTATACACTTAACGTCGCCGGTTTAAAGCGCGACCTTCCAATATGCAAAATAAGCGATGAGCTTTCTATTGCAGCATTTGTAATCTTCGGCGATGTTGAACTGACAGTGTCATGCGCACGCGAGCTTATCAAAAAAGTTCCCGAGCATGATATCATGATAACCGCTGAATCAAAGGGAATTCCGCTTATACATGAAATGGCTCGCCAGATGGGTGTTAACAAATATATAGTTGCGCGCAAGATGCCAAAGCTTTATATGAAAAATCCTTTTTCTGTCGAGCTTCATTCAATAACCACTGCTAAGAAACAGGTTCTTTATATAGACGAGGCGGATGTCAATCTGATGAAGGGCAATCGTGTGCTTATCGTGGATGATGTTATTAGCACAGGCGAATCTGTTAAAGCTGTTGAAAAGCTTATAAAACAAGCCGGCGGAACTGTTGCCGGGAAAATGGCTATACTCGCTGAGGGCGATGCAGTTCAAAGAGAAGATATAATATATCTTGAGGAACTGCCGCTCATAATCAATAAGTAGAGGAGAAAGAAATGGCTGAAATAAAACCTAACGAAGGCAAAAAAGATATTATCGAGGTCGACGGCGTTAAATATCTCCGTCTGCCTGTCCGCACAAGTGTTGTAACAGAGAATGATGTTATTGCAGATATTGCTGAGAAGTATGTTAAAGAACATCTGCAGCCCGGCGACATAGTGTTTATAAGCGAAAAGTCCGTCGCATGTTCACAAAAACGTGCAATACCGCTGACGGAAATACATCCGCGCCCACTTGCAAAATTCCTTACGAAATTTGTATATAAGTCTCCCTACGGAATAGGACTGGGCATCCCGGAAACGATGGAGATGGCGCTTCAGGAGTGCGGCACACTTCGCATCATGTTTGCGGCGTTCATTTCTGCGATAGGAAAGCTTTTTGGCGTTCGAGGCTGGTTTTACAAGATAGCGGGCGACCGTGCTGAATCGATCGACGGCCCTACCCCTTACACATTGCCGCCTTATAACAAATGCGTCGTTTTAGGCCCGGATAAGCCGGATGAAGTAGCAAAATCAGTTGCGGACCGCATCGGCGTTCAGACTGCAATAGTTGATATCAACGATTTAAAAGGAAAAATACTCGGCGTTTCAGATCCGTCGATGGATAAAAATAAACTTGTTGCAATTCTTAAGGACAACCCGCTCGGTCAGTCGGGACAGCAGACCCCGATGGGCATTATAAGAAAAGCATAGCTTCTTATGAAAAAGCCGCTTTTTATATTTTGCATGGCTTTTACGGTGGCAGTAGTCGCCGCAAATTTAACAGGGGTAAGGATTGCGGCCGTTTTGGCGGCGGCTGCTTTGATTTTTTCTGCTGTTTTCGTTATTGTAAAATATAAAAATTCAGCGGCAATATGTTTATGTCTGGCTTTCGGCTTTATCTGGTTTGCGGCATTCAATATGCTTTTTTATCAGCCTGTTTTGAACCTGTCTTCACAGAGTGTAAACTTTAATGGCAGGATAGCAGATATGCCGCAGCAGTTTGGCAAAATCGCGCGGTATATCGTAAACGTATCCGAAGTCGAAAAGGATAAGAAGAGTAAAAAGGTTCATTTCAAGCTGTATGTTTATGCCGACCCGAAGTTTGTAAATGCATCTGTCGGAGATTTTGTTACATTTTCGGGAAAGCCGGAAATGCCCGATTCAAGTGATAACAGCTTTGACAGCAGGGCTTATTACCGCTCGAAGGGTATTTACTTGACCCTCTATGACAATGGCAACACGTTTAATGTGACCAAGTCACACGGACTCAGATCCTTAATGTATTATGCTGTGAAGGTGCGCATTTACACACTGAATGCGCTTAACAGCATAAAATCACAGAACGGAAGAGCACTTTCCAAGGGCATACTGCTCGGTGATAAAACTGAATTTTCCGCGGCGTGGAAAGACCTGTTCGCAAGAACGGGTATTACCCACGCCTTTGCTGTTTCCGGAATGCATATAACTTTTCTTACAGGAATATTTGCGTTTATATTTATTGCGCTTGGCGTGCCGCGGCGCGTATCAGCGGTTATAACTTCGGCGGCAGTTTTGTTTTTTATGGCGGTGATCGGCTTTTCACCTTCTGTTACGAGAGCTGGTGTAATGTCGTTTGTGATGCTTTTTGGGATTGTTTTCGGTAAAAAGGGAGAAGTTTTCACTTCGCTTTCATTTGCCGCTGCAGTAATACTGCTAATAAACCCGTACTCTGCCGCAGATGTTGGATTCCAGCTTTCGTTTCTGTCAGTTTTCGGAATTATGACTCTCGGGGTCAACCTGAGAACAGCTTTAAGAAAATTTCTGTCAATTCCTTTCCTGCCACAGAGAATCGTTAATGCTTTTGCCGATTCGATTGCGGCGACGCTTGCCGCAGTATTATTTACTACTCCGGTTTCGGCATACCAGTTTGGAAATTTCTCGCTCTGCGCCCCGCTTGCGAATTTAGCGGTTTTATGGGCAGTTGAGGGGATATTCTTGCTTTCCGTGCTTTTTGCCGTTATTGCTAAAATAGGCGGACTAGCATTTTTAATAGGGTTTTTAATAGATATGTTGTCAAAGTATACGCTGTGGATGATAAAGCTTATTGCTGACATCCCGTATGCGCAGCTTTATACGAATTACCGTGATGCACTTATAATCATTTTGTTTACAGCAGCAATGGGCACTCTATATATGATTTTCAGAAAAAACGGCGCGCGTATTACTGTTCCTATTCTCGCTTTGGCTTTTATTATTATTTTCAGTTCGATATCATATCGTCCGATAGGGGCGGACGGAGATCTCGTTTTTTCGGCGGTTAACGTTGGGCAGGGAGATGCATTGGTTCTGATGAAGGGGACAAGCGCGGTTGTGGTCGACTGCGGTAGCAGCAACGTTTCAAACCCCGGCGGTATAGTAGCATCGTTTCTTAGGAAAAACGGAATAAGACGAATAGAGGCTGTCATTATGACGCACCCTCATAAAGATCATGCAAACGGACT
This window harbors:
- a CDS encoding histidine triad nucleotide-binding protein, coding for MSDCIFCKIIDGSIPSNKVYEDDKVVAFHDINPLAKVHILVVPKCHIESADHIDAGNSDFVKHVFEVIPGIAKDAGVTDNYQVVNNCGEKAGQTVKHLHFHILSNK
- a CDS encoding phosphoribosyltransferase family protein encodes the protein MDSFYTLNVAGLKRDLPICKISDELSIAAFVIFGDVELTVSCARELIKKVPEHDIMITAESKGIPLIHEMARQMGVNKYIVARKMPKLYMKNPFSVELHSITTAKKQVLYIDEADVNLMKGNRVLIVDDVISTGESVKAVEKLIKQAGGTVAGKMAILAEGDAVQREDIIYLEELPLIINK
- a CDS encoding coenzyme F420-0:L-glutamate ligase; its protein translation is MAEIKPNEGKKDIIEVDGVKYLRLPVRTSVVTENDVIADIAEKYVKEHLQPGDIVFISEKSVACSQKRAIPLTEIHPRPLAKFLTKFVYKSPYGIGLGIPETMEMALQECGTLRIMFAAFISAIGKLFGVRGWFYKIAGDRAESIDGPTPYTLPPYNKCVVLGPDKPDEVAKSVADRIGVQTAIVDINDLKGKILGVSDPSMDKNKLVAILKDNPLGQSGQQTPMGIIRKA
- a CDS encoding DNA internalization-related competence protein ComEC/Rec2 → MKKPLFIFCMAFTVAVVAANLTGVRIAAVLAAAALIFSAVFVIVKYKNSAAICLCLAFGFIWFAAFNMLFYQPVLNLSSQSVNFNGRIADMPQQFGKIARYIVNVSEVEKDKKSKKVHFKLYVYADPKFVNASVGDFVTFSGKPEMPDSSDNSFDSRAYYRSKGIYLTLYDNGNTFNVTKSHGLRSLMYYAVKVRIYTLNALNSIKSQNGRALSKGILLGDKTEFSAAWKDLFARTGITHAFAVSGMHITFLTGIFAFIFIALGVPRRVSAVITSAAVLFFMAVIGFSPSVTRAGVMSFVMLFGIVFGKKGEVFTSLSFAAAVILLINPYSAADVGFQLSFLSVFGIMTLGVNLRTALRKFLSIPFLPQRIVNAFADSIAATLAAVLFTTPVSAYQFGNFSLCAPLANLAVLWAVEGIFLLSVLFAVIAKIGGLAFLIGFLIDMLSKYTLWMIKLIADIPYAQLYTNYRDALIIILFTAAMGTLYMIFRKNGARITVPILALAFIIIFSSISYRPIGADGDLVFSAVNVGQGDALVLMKGTSAVVVDCGSSNVSNPGGIVASFLRKNGIRRIEAVIMTHPHKDHANGLDDLIEMMPVSTVYLSPHYDTTEYGKAAEMAAIENNTKVINVDSDKSFSALDGVNLYIYNTDDGVSDNLNEYSLVVFADYRDSEIVVTGDIPSSDERKLVNSGRLLDADILKVSHHGSNTSSCNDFLQAVTPEAAVISVGENNYNLPNSEALERIRRYTDRVYSTLQNGTVSFLTNGDGSYQIKWGE